In Triticum urartu cultivar G1812 chromosome 6, Tu2.1, whole genome shotgun sequence, the following proteins share a genomic window:
- the LOC125513735 gene encoding transcription termination factor MTERF8, chloroplastic-like produces the protein MLRLRRSLLSQILSSPFASPICHLSRFISAAAPAVSRNPRFAVEEYLVSTCGLTRPQALKASPKLSHLKSPTKPDAVLAFLAGLGLSPADVAAVVAKDPKFLCASVEKTLAPVVAGLTGLGLSRSQIARLVSLIGVTFRCRSIIAGLQYCLPLFGSSENLLRALPLAGGSVLGSDLERVVKPNVSFLLECGLGACDIAKLYAYTPSPLSISTERIRTAVACVDSLGVHRGSPMFRHALQAVAFLSEEKITAKVEHLKKAFRWSDAEVGIAVSKAPTVLTRSEDLLQSKSDFLISEVGLEPAYIAHRPIMLTYSLEGRLRPRYYVVRFLKENGLLDHDRDYYAAVMISEKVFVEKFICPHKDAALHLAEDYATACRGEVPAR, from the coding sequence ATGCTCCGGCTCCGTCGCAGCCTCCTCTCCCAGATCCTCTCTTCTCCCTTTGCCTCTCCCATCTGCCACCTCAGCCGCTTcatctccgccgccgcgcccgccgtCTCCCGGAACCCTAGATTCGCCGTGGAGGAATACCTCGTCTCCACCTGCGGCCTCACCCGACCCCAGGCCCTCAAGGCCTCCCCCAAGCTCTCCCACCTCAAATCCCCCACCAAGCCCGACGCCGTCCTTGCCTTCCTCGCCGGCCTCGGCCTCTCCCCCGCCGAcgtcgccgccgtcgtcgccAAGGACCCCAAGTTCCTCTGTGCCAGCGTGGAGAAAACCCTGGCCCCCGTCGTCGCTGGGCTCACCGGCCTCGGCCTCTCGCGTTCTCAGATCGCGCGCCTCGTCTCACTCATCGGTGTCACTTTCCGCTGTAGATCCATCATCGCCGGGCTGCAGTACTGCTTGCCCCTCTTCGGCTCCTCCGAGAACCTCCTTCGAGCCCTACCTCTAGCGGGTGGCTCCGTTCTCGGGTCCGACCTGGAGCGGGTGGTCAAGCCCAATGTCTCCTTCCTGCTCGAGTGCGGGCTAGGTGCTTGCGATATTGCCAAGCTCTACGCATATACTCCGTCACCGCTCAGCATCAGCACGGAACGCATCCGGACAGCAGTGGCATGCGTCGATAGTCTTGGTGTACACCGTGGATCTCCGATGTTCAGACATGCACTACAAGCTGTTGCATTCCTCAGCGAGGAGAAAATCACCGCCAAAGTGGAGCACTTGAAGAAAGCGTTCAGGTGGTCGGATGCCGAGGTGGGCATTGCCGTTTCTAAGGCTCCAACGGTGCTGACGAGGTCCGAGGACTTGCTGCAGAGCAAATCGGATTTCCTTATCTCCGAGGTGGGACTGGAACCAGCATACATTGCTCACCGACCGATAATGCTCACTTACAGTCTAGAGGGCCGGCTCAGGCCCCGGTACTACGTCGTCAGATTTCTCAAGGAAAATGGATTGCTAGATCACGACCGGGACTACTATGCTGCAGTCATGATCAGCGAGAAGGTATTCGTCGAGAAGTTCATATGCCCTCATAAGGATGCTGCACTGCATCTCGCTGAAGATTATGCAACAGCTTGCAGAGGGGAGGTTCCAGCTAGATGA